Proteins from a genomic interval of Leptospira bandrabouensis:
- a CDS encoding efflux RND transporter permease subunit, with amino-acid sequence MGSSIVQYFLSKSLFVNLLTFLIILVGGFTAATMNREAFPNINFDIVSVTTIYPGAAPADVEKLVTKPLEDAIKEVDGIKEFRSASLENRSGIIVTIDPNTKNTQKVVDDLKSAIDRIQDLPEDVDDPIVTEITTARQPVIEIHLSSTTKDGKPLLNAKELRDQAKILEEKLKDLPSVARITKRGWREREMKVDLDPDKLRALSLSSTQVINALRLRNINFPGGNINEKTREIIVRTVGEFDTAEEIENVFVRSNDAGRSVRIRDVARVTEGFEDSEYLDKSNGDIAIALTVIKREKADAITVVDDSKKVVEEFIKSTGGTVKHAFVNDLSKYIRRRLGVLTSNAVSGLFLVTASLFVFLGWRMALMTALGIPISIAMTFVAMNYMGLTLNLISMMGLIIVVGILVDDAIIICENVYRHLEMGEEPFEAAMRGTSEVLAPVTATVTTTIAAFGPMLFMTGIFGKFIHSIPLVVILSLCSSLFEAFFMLPSHLYDVSKASDMKGEVKEESHWFIKFKEKTYLPLLSFALKNRWKMVGLLMGLFVFSLAIQVKFGKFKLFPGAIETFQVRVTAETGLKLEETDRFIRAIENAVGKLPEGEVENYISRVGIIQKDPNDPFTKRGKNYAQVMVYLTPDDNRERSTEKIIEVVRQNTKFMLNEKALQLLEEKLAKENLGKNEENPLPTSEIPKEYIPLKGKLVNLEFEKLAGGPPVGKPVAIEIKGDDFATLLKIGAEYKAALAKINGVTDIGDDFNEGKDEIRVSVDETLASFAGVSVQSVSLAINTALQGTVSTKIKRADEEVDVRVRFPEEYRSSLTHLNKVYVNNLTGNLIPVSRLTSYDRNPGRASINHLDGKRLLTVTSNIDETISTSRQVNMEAKKLTEGIIAKYPGYSVRFSGENKDTEESMASLGRAFLVGLLIIYMILASLFRSLAQPLIVMSAIPFAVIGVIFAFLIHGQPFSFLAFLGIIGLAGVVVNDSIVLVDCANQLRIEDPSKSTFELLVEAGSIRLRAVMLTTVTTVLGLLPTAYGIGGKDPFLVPMALAFGWGLAFATFITLIMVPVFYLNLYMFKDWVVTKFQSRQSRKKGYV; translated from the coding sequence ATGGGCTCATCCATCGTTCAGTATTTTCTTTCGAAGAGTTTATTTGTAAACCTTCTTACCTTTCTCATCATTCTTGTCGGTGGATTTACGGCTGCCACGATGAACCGCGAAGCATTTCCCAATATCAACTTTGATATTGTTAGTGTCACAACAATCTATCCTGGTGCCGCACCAGCCGATGTTGAAAAATTAGTCACAAAACCTTTGGAAGATGCGATTAAAGAAGTAGATGGAATCAAAGAATTCCGATCGGCTTCATTAGAAAACAGATCTGGAATCATTGTCACTATTGATCCGAATACAAAGAATACTCAAAAAGTAGTCGATGATTTAAAGTCAGCCATTGACCGGATCCAGGATTTGCCAGAAGATGTGGATGATCCCATAGTTACAGAAATCACAACGGCAAGACAACCCGTCATTGAAATTCATTTGTCTTCTACCACAAAAGACGGTAAACCTCTGTTAAACGCAAAAGAACTCAGAGACCAGGCAAAAATTTTAGAGGAAAAACTAAAGGATCTGCCATCCGTTGCAAGGATTACCAAACGAGGTTGGAGAGAACGGGAAATGAAAGTGGACTTAGATCCAGACAAACTAAGAGCACTTTCCCTATCGTCCACACAAGTCATCAATGCACTTCGTTTACGAAACATTAATTTTCCTGGTGGGAATATTAACGAAAAAACAAGAGAAATCATAGTACGCACTGTGGGTGAATTTGATACCGCAGAAGAAATTGAGAATGTTTTTGTTCGTTCGAATGATGCTGGGAGATCCGTGCGAATTCGGGATGTAGCTCGTGTGACAGAAGGATTTGAAGACTCTGAATATTTAGATAAGTCCAATGGTGACATTGCCATTGCACTAACTGTTATCAAAAGAGAAAAAGCCGATGCCATCACTGTGGTAGACGATTCCAAAAAAGTGGTAGAAGAGTTCATAAAGTCTACTGGTGGCACCGTCAAACATGCCTTTGTAAACGATTTATCTAAATACATACGTAGAAGACTTGGGGTTTTAACTTCCAATGCCGTATCTGGACTATTCCTTGTAACGGCTTCTCTATTTGTCTTTCTCGGCTGGAGAATGGCTCTGATGACAGCTCTAGGAATCCCGATCTCCATCGCTATGACCTTTGTTGCCATGAACTATATGGGATTAACTTTAAATTTAATCTCCATGATGGGGCTTATCATTGTCGTGGGGATTTTGGTAGATGATGCCATCATCATTTGTGAAAACGTTTACCGCCATTTAGAAATGGGAGAAGAACCATTTGAAGCAGCCATGCGTGGAACAAGCGAAGTGCTTGCCCCCGTAACAGCGACTGTCACAACAACCATTGCTGCCTTTGGACCCATGTTATTTATGACAGGGATTTTCGGAAAATTCATCCATTCTATCCCACTTGTGGTTATCTTATCATTATGTAGTTCCCTTTTTGAAGCCTTCTTTATGTTGCCTTCCCACTTGTATGATGTGAGTAAAGCAAGTGATATGAAAGGAGAAGTCAAAGAAGAGTCTCATTGGTTTATAAAGTTTAAAGAAAAAACTTATTTACCACTGCTTAGTTTTGCTCTCAAAAACCGTTGGAAGATGGTGGGTCTTCTTATGGGTCTATTTGTATTTTCACTCGCCATCCAAGTAAAATTTGGAAAATTCAAACTTTTCCCTGGTGCGATTGAAACCTTTCAAGTCCGAGTGACTGCAGAAACAGGGCTCAAACTAGAAGAAACGGACAGGTTCATTCGAGCCATTGAAAATGCCGTGGGAAAACTTCCTGAAGGGGAAGTAGAAAATTATATTTCCAGAGTGGGGATCATTCAAAAAGATCCCAATGATCCTTTTACCAAACGTGGAAAAAATTATGCACAAGTTATGGTGTATTTAACCCCCGATGACAATAGAGAGAGGTCAACAGAAAAAATCATAGAAGTGGTGCGACAAAACACCAAATTCATGTTAAACGAAAAGGCACTTCAACTTTTAGAAGAAAAATTAGCCAAAGAAAATCTTGGAAAAAATGAGGAAAACCCGCTCCCTACGTCCGAAATTCCCAAAGAATATATTCCGTTAAAAGGAAAACTCGTAAATTTAGAGTTTGAAAAACTGGCAGGTGGACCTCCTGTAGGAAAACCTGTGGCCATTGAAATCAAAGGTGATGATTTTGCCACCTTACTTAAAATTGGTGCCGAATACAAAGCCGCCCTTGCCAAAATCAATGGAGTCACCGATATTGGAGATGATTTTAACGAAGGAAAAGATGAAATCAGAGTTTCTGTAGATGAAACACTTGCTTCTTTTGCTGGAGTCAGTGTCCAATCGGTTTCTCTTGCTATTAATACAGCTTTACAAGGAACGGTTTCCACAAAAATCAAACGTGCTGATGAGGAAGTGGATGTGCGGGTTCGTTTTCCAGAAGAATACCGTTCCTCTCTAACCCACCTAAACAAAGTTTATGTCAATAACCTAACAGGAAACTTAATTCCAGTATCTAGGCTCACAAGCTATGATAGAAACCCAGGACGAGCCTCCATCAACCATCTTGACGGCAAACGATTGTTAACCGTAACTTCTAATATCGACGAAACAATTTCGACATCGAGACAAGTCAATATGGAAGCAAAAAAACTTACAGAAGGAATTATCGCAAAATACCCTGGGTATTCGGTTCGTTTTTCTGGAGAAAACAAAGATACAGAAGAATCAATGGCTTCCTTGGGCCGGGCCTTCCTTGTGGGACTTCTTATCATTTATATGATCCTTGCCTCCCTTTTCCGTTCGCTTGCCCAACCACTGATTGTGATGAGTGCCATTCCTTTTGCGGTCATTGGGGTGATTTTTGCTTTTTTAATCCACGGACAACCTTTCTCTTTCCTTGCCTTCCTTGGAATCATCGGACTTGCGGGGGTGGTCGTCAATGACTCCATTGTTCTTGTGGATTGTGCCAACCAGTTACGAATCGAAGATCCAAGTAAATCCACTTTTGAGTTATTAGTGGAAGCCGGAAGCATTCGTCTAAGAGCCGTTATGCTTACGACAGTCACAACTGTTCTTGGCCTTCTTCCTACAGCTTATGGAATTGGTGGAAAAGATCCATTCCTTGTTCCTATGGCTTTAGCATTTGGATGGGGGCTTGCCTTTGCTACCTTTATCACACTCATTATGGTGCCGGTATTTTACCTCAACCTTTATATGTTTAAGGATTGGGTAGTAACAAAATTCCAATCAAGACAATCCAGAAAGAAAGGATACGTATAA
- the def gene encoding peptide deformylase translates to MAVRKILKIGNPLLRQTSEDVTETEIQTKEFKKLIRDMFETMRHADGVGLAAPQIGVLKKLVVVGQDDDNGRYPGTPEVPNQIILNPEITPLSPPGEGFWEGCLSVPGMRGFVERPSKIKMKWRDENFQEHEEIIEGYRAIVLQHECDHLFGVLYVDRLKSTKLFGYNEDIDTAGKLLD, encoded by the coding sequence ATGGCTGTTAGAAAAATCCTCAAGATTGGTAATCCCTTACTCCGTCAAACAAGCGAAGACGTAACTGAAACCGAAATCCAAACCAAGGAATTCAAAAAACTGATCCGCGATATGTTTGAAACCATGCGTCATGCAGATGGTGTTGGTTTAGCCGCACCGCAAATTGGTGTTTTAAAAAAACTAGTAGTTGTTGGACAGGATGATGATAACGGAAGATACCCAGGAACTCCAGAAGTTCCAAACCAAATCATTTTAAATCCAGAAATTACTCCACTTTCTCCTCCAGGGGAAGGTTTTTGGGAAGGTTGTCTTTCAGTTCCGGGAATGCGCGGATTTGTAGAACGACCCAGTAAAATCAAAATGAAATGGCGGGATGAAAATTTCCAGGAACATGAAGAAATCATTGAAGGTTACAGGGCCATCGTATTACAACACGAGTGCGACCACCTATTCGGTGTTCTTTATGTAGATCGCCTCAAAAGTACAAAGTTATTTGGTTATAACGAAGACATTGATACTGCAGGTAAATTGTTAGATTAA
- a CDS encoding SpoIIE family protein phosphatase — protein MKPSSLPPIIRKHNEGGFYLSSSSELDDLYHFILGQAKRLVSAKSAAFYFRNERGNLSRLGLVGDKSSAGSIAKHVFKTRKSILIKKGSHIKDSDGPVAESYIACYVGDEIGDLALGVLVLEGIKHFQNFSEQDLDLINYFSANLNALFKDTVLSEREPQFFNSLTTSILLLIDNANIHNNNNRLQYFLEEIIRVAVLINTSVELEHVLVTVMESAKSVFRTEASSLLLLDEKKEFLNFHTVTGEKREEVAKIKVPVGQGIAGTVAVTKQPMIINDAQNDNRVFRDVDKASNFITRNILASPLIVGDEVIGVIEAINTIDRNNFSQDDIDTFLSFSSACAVAIQKTRLLENLNETNLELKQKLSTLESIFDLGQAVLESHDELGLMSKTLSILTKELSCEDAGMVIIEEKNKNRIQVYARQLGIVRESFFPMQESRLFLSLMESGHPRMAVVSSQLEESFLELEFYTLKKNFLILPIAPRGGNLRAALYVSGKQNAHSFNETDLRMLKTLSSPLAKAYENLRLNQEIITKKSIEKEIEITRKIQNNILPNSLLQSPLFDLGVMSVAAKEVSGDFYDFHSFGEDQFSFLVADVSGKSLPAAIFMAMSSSIIRTLSRTTDISPSELLFRANQLIYEDSQSGMFVTLFLVNYQRRTRTLKFASAGHNDQIWIRRDGSFELLKGKGAPLGVVPQTNYQGGEIQIEPGDILVFYTDGAIEEKNPDEEEYGLDRFIEFIIARRKDSSQNIVEAVYDDIRKFSRSEDQYDDFTVMILKFAEVTSFEISKVFPAHPDSIPQLRDFISEHLEGKITKPFAFDDILISLDEAATNIVMHSYKDTELIHPSFECRLELLGDNLKVVLIDEGKPFDRKKVPKPSVEANLKGERKGGFGVYLMETLMDKVSYDFNGKQNITYLEKTIV, from the coding sequence TTGAAACCAAGCTCTCTTCCGCCGATCATTCGAAAACATAACGAAGGCGGATTTTACCTTTCCTCATCGTCCGAACTGGATGACTTGTACCATTTTATCCTTGGTCAAGCAAAACGCTTAGTTTCGGCAAAATCTGCGGCTTTTTACTTCCGAAATGAAAGGGGAAACTTAAGCCGTTTGGGTTTGGTAGGTGATAAATCGAGTGCTGGTTCAATTGCAAAACATGTTTTTAAAACCAGAAAAAGTATTTTAATTAAAAAAGGATCTCATATCAAAGATTCGGACGGACCTGTTGCCGAATCGTATATTGCCTGTTATGTGGGAGATGAGATAGGAGATTTGGCGCTCGGAGTTTTGGTTCTTGAGGGAATCAAACATTTCCAAAATTTTTCCGAACAAGATTTAGACTTAATCAACTATTTTAGTGCCAATCTCAATGCCTTATTTAAAGACACTGTCCTTTCGGAAAGAGAACCACAATTTTTTAATTCGCTTACTACTTCTATTCTCCTTCTTATCGATAATGCCAATATCCATAACAATAATAATCGACTGCAGTACTTTTTAGAAGAAATCATTCGGGTTGCTGTTCTCATCAACACGAGTGTGGAATTAGAACATGTTCTTGTAACGGTGATGGAATCTGCAAAATCAGTGTTTCGAACCGAAGCAAGTTCCTTACTTTTATTAGATGAAAAAAAAGAGTTCCTAAATTTTCATACGGTCACTGGGGAAAAAAGAGAAGAAGTCGCCAAAATTAAGGTCCCTGTGGGACAAGGAATTGCAGGAACTGTGGCTGTGACAAAACAGCCAATGATCATTAATGATGCACAAAACGACAACCGTGTCTTTCGTGATGTAGATAAAGCTTCTAATTTTATTACTAGAAATATTTTAGCAAGTCCCCTCATTGTGGGAGATGAGGTAATTGGCGTCATCGAAGCCATCAATACCATTGACCGAAATAATTTTAGCCAAGATGACATAGATACCTTTTTGTCCTTTTCCAGTGCTTGTGCTGTGGCCATCCAAAAAACAAGATTACTCGAAAATCTAAATGAAACAAACTTAGAACTCAAACAAAAACTTAGCACTTTGGAATCTATTTTTGATTTGGGACAAGCAGTACTCGAATCCCATGACGAATTGGGTTTGATGTCCAAAACTTTAAGTATTCTCACCAAAGAGTTGTCATGCGAAGATGCAGGAATGGTCATCATAGAGGAAAAAAACAAAAACAGAATCCAGGTGTATGCAAGACAACTCGGTATTGTTAGGGAATCATTTTTTCCAATGCAAGAGAGCCGACTTTTTTTAAGCCTTATGGAGTCAGGTCATCCGCGAATGGCCGTTGTTTCTTCACAGTTAGAGGAATCTTTTTTAGAATTAGAGTTTTATACTTTAAAGAAAAATTTTTTGATTTTGCCGATTGCCCCTCGAGGAGGGAATTTACGTGCCGCTCTTTATGTCAGTGGAAAACAAAATGCTCATTCTTTTAATGAAACAGACCTTAGGATGTTAAAAACACTTTCTTCACCGCTGGCAAAGGCCTATGAAAACCTTCGATTAAACCAAGAAATCATTACAAAGAAATCGATCGAAAAAGAAATCGAGATTACAAGAAAAATCCAAAATAATATTTTACCCAATTCTTTATTGCAGTCTCCCTTATTTGATTTGGGTGTGATGTCGGTTGCCGCCAAAGAAGTGTCAGGTGATTTTTACGATTTTCACTCCTTTGGGGAGGATCAGTTTTCTTTTCTCGTTGCTGATGTGTCTGGAAAAAGTTTGCCCGCTGCCATTTTTATGGCCATGTCAAGTTCTATCATTCGAACTTTGTCTCGGACTACAGATATTTCCCCATCCGAACTTTTGTTTCGGGCCAACCAATTGATTTATGAAGATTCCCAATCCGGGATGTTTGTTACCTTGTTTCTTGTGAATTACCAAAGGCGAACGCGGACTTTAAAATTTGCCTCGGCAGGTCATAACGACCAAATTTGGATTCGTAGGGATGGAAGTTTTGAACTTTTAAAGGGTAAGGGGGCCCCGCTAGGTGTGGTGCCACAAACCAATTACCAAGGGGGAGAAATCCAAATTGAACCCGGTGACATTTTGGTTTTTTATACGGATGGTGCCATCGAAGAGAAAAACCCCGATGAAGAAGAATATGGATTGGACCGTTTTATCGAGTTTATTATTGCGAGACGGAAAGATTCTTCCCAAAACATAGTGGAAGCGGTATACGATGATATCCGTAAGTTTTCTCGGTCTGAAGACCAATATGATGATTTTACGGTAATGATCCTAAAATTTGCGGAAGTAACGAGTTTTGAAATTTCAAAAGTATTTCCCGCTCATCCGGATTCAATTCCCCAGTTACGCGATTTTATTTCTGAACATTTGGAAGGGAAAATCACAAAACCCTTTGCATTCGATGATATTCTGATATCTTTGGATGAAGCAGCGACCAATATAGTCATGCACAGTTATAAGGATACAGAACTAATCCACCCTAGTTTTGAATGTAGGTTGGAACTCCTTGGAGACAATCTCAAAGTTGTACTGATTGACGAAGGCAAACCCTTTGACAGAAAAAAAGTTCCTAAACCTTCCGTGGAAGCCAATTTAAAAGGCGAAAGGAAGGGGGGATTTGGCGTTTATCTTATGGAGACTCTGATGGACAAGGTGTCCTACGACTTCAACGGGAAACAAAACATAACCTATTTGGAGAAAACTATTGTATGA
- a CDS encoding STAS domain-containing protein, translating into MNEEKIGIHSEAVGDKVVVHVQGNLDVHNTHKIEKDLMALVSAARKPVVFNLSDVPFISSAGLRLLVTTLRLCQEQKISISICGLQPAVEKVFDIIGMQQLFTIYPDLSSALK; encoded by the coding sequence ATGAACGAAGAAAAAATTGGAATCCATTCAGAAGCGGTTGGGGACAAAGTGGTTGTACATGTCCAAGGCAATTTGGATGTCCACAATACACATAAAATTGAAAAGGACTTAATGGCCCTTGTGAGTGCCGCAAGAAAACCAGTTGTTTTCAATTTAAGTGATGTGCCTTTTATCTCTTCTGCCGGACTTCGGTTGCTCGTCACAACACTCCGTCTTTGCCAAGAACAAAAAATAAGCATTTCTATCTGTGGATTGCAACCCGCGGTCGAAAAAGTATTCGATATCATTGGAATGCAGCAGCTATTTACAATTTATCCTGATTTGAGCTCTGCTCTGAAGTAA
- a CDS encoding acyl-CoA carboxylase subunit beta produces the protein METKQYSLNNPFKESKAPETQTGIYDDALKLGKELIEKPFLGGGEDRIRVQHSKNRMTVWERIKVLTDEEPNITYQNWGPNLDGASIVTGILNIKGRDVAVYGHDFTLRAGSMDATNGSKLARLIQMAGTHGIPLIGMNDSAGAYVPAGVGGLDGYSEAFTALRKISGVVPSVMLMFGFNAGGGAYLPRQGSFMIQCDNTFFGLTGPGVVKSVLGEDISAEDLGGPKVHGQSGVVDLVTGDELGSLRTAIRLLSYLPDNNHSFAPFYPTSDPVDRFIYEEDILFRKTFNSPTGMNTPFDITLYLQQICDHGEFFELQPQRARNIVTAFGRIGGHVVGFLANNSAVSSGQIDIGASRKGTRFVRFCNLYNIPMVFVEDTTGFLPGRDQEHNGIVLEGRKLLDSIIDLRTPRLTLIIRNAFGGAYATFNSYFTGASMVFALPTARIAVMGPAGKEYVYKDEITSIQKEFLANVKKGMSEKEAITIRDSKLFEIGQRYEKELMNPKEALSLGSVSSIILPGYTRNVLSKNLNFLMSKYKPAEMSGPQREFE, from the coding sequence ATGGAAACCAAGCAGTATTCCCTAAACAACCCGTTCAAAGAATCCAAGGCTCCGGAAACACAAACCGGAATTTATGATGATGCACTCAAACTAGGAAAGGAACTCATTGAGAAACCCTTCCTTGGAGGTGGCGAAGATAGAATCCGCGTCCAACACTCCAAAAACCGGATGACGGTTTGGGAAAGAATCAAAGTCCTAACTGACGAAGAACCTAATATCACTTATCAAAACTGGGGTCCTAATTTAGATGGAGCCTCTATTGTTACAGGAATTTTAAATATCAAAGGTCGTGATGTGGCGGTCTACGGACACGACTTTACTCTACGTGCTGGATCCATGGATGCCACAAACGGAAGTAAACTTGCTCGCCTCATCCAAATGGCTGGAACTCATGGGATTCCACTCATCGGGATGAATGATTCGGCAGGGGCTTATGTTCCTGCAGGAGTGGGTGGACTTGACGGATATTCAGAAGCATTTACAGCACTTCGCAAAATCAGTGGTGTCGTTCCTTCCGTCATGTTAATGTTTGGTTTTAACGCAGGTGGGGGAGCTTACCTTCCACGCCAAGGATCCTTTATGATCCAATGTGATAATACTTTCTTCGGACTCACAGGACCTGGTGTTGTGAAGTCAGTCCTTGGGGAAGATATTTCTGCGGAGGATTTAGGGGGACCAAAAGTACATGGCCAATCGGGTGTGGTTGACCTTGTGACAGGTGATGAGTTAGGATCACTGCGAACCGCGATTCGTCTTTTATCTTATTTGCCAGACAATAACCATAGTTTTGCGCCGTTTTATCCAACATCAGATCCGGTTGACCGATTTATTTACGAAGAAGATATTCTTTTTAGAAAAACATTCAATTCACCTACCGGAATGAACACTCCTTTTGACATCACACTTTATTTACAACAAATCTGTGACCATGGTGAGTTCTTTGAATTACAACCACAAAGAGCAAGAAACATCGTAACTGCCTTTGGTCGAATTGGTGGTCATGTTGTGGGTTTTCTTGCCAATAACTCTGCTGTATCCTCAGGTCAGATAGATATCGGGGCCTCTCGCAAAGGAACTCGTTTTGTTCGTTTCTGTAACTTATACAATATCCCTATGGTATTTGTAGAAGATACAACAGGATTTTTACCAGGACGTGACCAAGAACACAATGGGATCGTTCTCGAAGGAAGAAAACTTCTAGATTCGATCATTGACCTTCGCACTCCAAGACTCACTCTCATCATTCGTAACGCGTTTGGTGGTGCTTATGCAACGTTTAACTCCTATTTTACGGGAGCATCCATGGTGTTTGCGCTTCCTACAGCAAGGATTGCAGTTATGGGTCCAGCTGGAAAAGAGTATGTTTACAAAGATGAAATCACGAGTATTCAAAAGGAATTTTTGGCCAATGTGAAAAAGGGAATGAGTGAAAAAGAAGCGATCACCATTCGAGATTCTAAACTTTTTGAAATTGGACAACGATACGAAAAAGAACTCATGAATCCAAAAGAGGCACTTTCTCTTGGTTCCGTTTCCTCCATCATCCTACCAGGTTATACAAGAAACGTATTATCGAAAAACTTGAATTTCCTAATGTCAAAATACAAACCGGCGGAAATGTCCGGTCCTCAAAGGGAGTTTGAATAA